The following are encoded together in the Babylonia areolata isolate BAREFJ2019XMU chromosome 18, ASM4173473v1, whole genome shotgun sequence genome:
- the LOC143292977 gene encoding protein Tob1-like — protein MHVEVNVALNVLVSYLYNKLPRRRVDLFREELEKGLKQKFRDHWYPDKPFKGSGFRCVRCNGEEADPVIMAAAWSAGLELQEVKGHIPKELTLWIDPSDVSYRLNEKSPIKVLYADLKEDEVCDNIEQEVQVASNTSKPDAASFQPIDPLSFYLTSLQLSPSSVSPGTWGSSVIPALLSPSRPMLPSPPAAFMQPSSVPLFMGKTSPPQFTAASFAATKFGSTKLKSQAKRPSRISPTELGSFIRRQQHSSFNSMDSCPQRPRSLSSPDPRLEFMMDQQQHFCIHSQLSPQVHHSVGHTLHQQHLPFPPSPLAPGSSLAADMIRHSPPHMSPQGTTVFPDMLYPESHSPGSMSAIQFPLNFLSPEGHKSFMDDLQQLYKMDGYPSYHQQLLLAN, from the coding sequence ATGCACGTGGAGGTAAACGTGGCCCTAAACGTTCTGGTCTCCTACCTGTACAACAAGCTGCCAAGGCGTCGCGTGGATCTGTTCAGGGAGGAGTTGGAAAAAGGCCTGAAGCAGAAGTTTCGGGACCACTGGTACCCGGACAAGCCTTTCAAAGGTTCGGGCTTCAGGTGTGTACGCTGTAACGGGGAGGAGGCGGACCCAGTCATTATGGCGGCAGCCTGGAGCGCGGGGCTGGAGCTACAGGAGGTGAAAGGCCACATCCCGAAGGAGCTGACGCTGTGGATCGACCCCTCCGATGTATCGTACCGTCTGAACGAGAAAAGCCCCATTAAGGTGCTGTACGCCGATCTGAAGGAGGACGAGGTCTGTGACAACATAGAACAAGAGGTTCAGGTGGCCAGCAACACTTCTAAACCTGACGCTGCATCCTTCCAGCCCATCGATCCCCTCTCCTTCTATCTCACCAGTCTCcagctctctccctcctctgtctcccccggAACGTGGGGAAGCTCTGTGATACCTGCACTCTTGTCTCCATCCCGTCCCATGCTGCCTTCGCCCCCTGCAGCCTTCATGCAACCGTCCTCAGTTCCACTGTTTATGGGTAAGACATCACCACCGCAGTTTACTGCAGCGTCCTTTGCTGCCACTAAGTTTGGCTCTACCAAACTGAAATCCCAAGCCAAACGACCTTCCCGTATCTCTCCTACTGAGTTGGGGAGCTTCATTCGACGACAGCAGCACTCCAGTTTCAACAGCATGGATTCGTGTCCTCAGAGGCCGCGGTCATTGTCTTCACCGGACCCTCGTCTGGAGTTCATGATGGATCAGCAGCAACATTTCTGCATTCACAGTCAGCTGTCCCCGCAGGTTCACCACAGTGTGGGACATACACTACACCAGCAgcacctcccctttcctcccagtCCTCTGGCTCCTGGCAGCAGTTTGGCGGCAGACATGATACGGCACTCTCCTCCTCACATGTCTCCGCAGGGCACGACCGTCTTTCCCGACATGCTGTACCCAGAATCTCACTCCCCTGGATCTATGTCAGCCATCCAATTCCCGCTCAACTTTCTGTCTCCTGAAGGGCACAAAAGCTTCATGGATGATCTCCAGCAGCTATACAAAATGGATGGCTACCCCAGTTATCATCAGCAACTGCTGCTCGCGAACTGA